A region of Nerophis lumbriciformis linkage group LG26, RoL_Nlum_v2.1, whole genome shotgun sequence DNA encodes the following proteins:
- the LOC133623589 gene encoding SERTA domain-containing protein 3-like, which produces MLGRGVKRKWSCTEELAAAEEKASVPREASRLQQRQRVLGLCLEKLQRYQAGMEHSLRRSVLLFNTLRQIHDDMCGDAAEGAVRPDSPLLRDALSVEMSITCHGCAEGGQESPSSAPSPELSSQEMSMGAELKPPISAFSDAVNGMGYLGDLALDDIFEDIDTSMYETSDLWTAGSLWPVSVSLWADQDARMRPDGHALPGSLQSRLMDLNELDHIMEILVKS; this is translated from the coding sequence ATGTTGGGTCGAGGCGTAAAGCGGAAGTGGAGCTGCACGGAGGAGCTGGCGGCCGCAGAGGAGAAGGCGAGCGTCCCCCGGGAAGCCAGCCGCCTGCAGCAGCGCCAGCGGGTGCTGGGCCTGTGTTTGGAGAAGCTGCAGCGCTACCAAGCCGGGATGGAGCACAGCCTGCGGCGCTCGGTGCTGCTGTTCAACACGCTGAGGCAGATCCACGACGACATGTGCGGCGACGCGGCGGAGGGCGCCGTCCGTCCCGACTCGCCGCTTCTACGGGACGCCCTCAGTGTGGAAATGTCCATCACGTGCCACGGGTGCGCGGAGGGCGGCCAGGAGAGCCCGTCCTCGGCGCCGTCCCCCGAACTCTCTTCCCAGGAGATGAGCATGGGGGCGGAGCTAAAGCCTCCTATCAGCGCGTTCAGCGACGCGGTGAACGGCATGGGCTACCTCGGCGACCTCGCCCTGGACGATATCTTCGAGGACATCGACACATCCATGTACGAGACCTCGGATCTGTGGACGGCGGGCTCGCTCTGGCCCGTCAGCGTGTCCCTGTGGGCGGACCAGGACGCCAGGATGCGGCCCGACGGCCACGCCTTGCCCGGGAGCCTCCAATCGCGTCTGATGGACCTGAACGAGCTGGACCACATCATGGAGATCCTGGTCAAGTCCTGA